A window of Diospyros lotus cultivar Yz01 chromosome 14, ASM1463336v1, whole genome shotgun sequence contains these coding sequences:
- the LOC127790846 gene encoding 60S ribosomal protein L21-1 → MPAGHGVRSRTRDLFSRPFRKKGTIPLTTYLRTFRVGDYVDIKVNGAVHKGMPHKFYHGRTGRVWNVTKRSIGVEVNKQVGNRIIRKRIHLRVEHVHPSRCKLEFKQRIKRNDELKAEAKARGETISTKRQPEVPKPGFMVEGATLETVTPIPYDVVNDLKGGY, encoded by the exons ATGCCGGCCGGTCACGGAGTGAGATCCAGAACTAGAGACCTGTTCTCTCGGCCCTTCAGGAAGAAGGGGACGATCCCGCTGACGACGTACCTCAGGACTTTCCGCGTCGGAGACTACGTCGACATCAAGGTTAACGGGGCCGTCCACAAGGGCATGCCTCACAAGTTCTACCATGGTCGGACCGGCCGTGTCTGGAACGTCACCAAGCGCTCCATCGGCGTCGAAGTCAACAAGCAG GTGGGTAACAGGATAATCAGGAAGCGAATTCATCTGCGTGTAGAGCATGTTCATCCTTCAAGATGCAAACTTGAATTTAAACAGAGAATAAAAAGGAATGATGAACTGAAGGCTGAGGCTAAGGCTAGAGGAGAGACCATCAGCACTAAGAGGCAGCCAGAGGTCCCTAAACCAGGTTTTATGGTGGAAGGTGCTACTCTGGAGACTGTCACACCCATACCGTACGATGTGGTCAATGATCTTAAGGGTGGCTACTAG